DNA sequence from the Deltaproteobacteria bacterium genome:
AGCTTGTCGAAGGAAGCCGGCCGAAGGGTCGAAGGGCTTCGTGACTTTTTACGACACCATCAACATTGAGTATATGGAGAAAAACCGTAACTGCTCAGGTTGCTTCTATTTTTCCGCAGTCATGCGGGAAAAGAGGGGTGACCTGAGTAGTTACGAAAAATCAAAGTCAAAAGCAATGGGCATGAGCCACGGGGGACAGGGGGAACACGGGGAAGGCAAGAACAATTCCCTCTCTCCAGCGGGGAGAGGGTTGGGGTGAGGGGGGACGTTAAACTTTTCCCCTGAATTGCAAGAAAGGTCAACGGCAGACTCCTCGCGGGGTGTCATGTAGGGGGCGGTTTACAGACCGCTCCGGGAGAAAGCAAAATTATAATCCCCCTCAGTTCCCCTTCACGAAGGGGGAGGACCAAGGCAAAGACATAATCCCCGTCGGTCCCCTTAGGCAAGGGGGAGGCCGTCATCCCTCGCTTCGCTGAAGGGGTGAATTGCAAAGAAACTCACAGGTTGTATTTCGATGCGTTGTGTGGTACAAGTAAAGATACGTTAGGAGGTACATGTAATGGTTAAGATTCCAGAGATTGTTCCCGTGTCGGATCTGAGGCAAGATGCGGCCGCTGTTCTGAAACGTCTGAAAAATATTCAGGGTCCTCTCGTGATTACTCAGAGGGGCAGGGCGAGAGCGGTTCTGATCAGCATTGACGTATATGAACGGACCCGGCAGGAGAACGAATTGCTTCGCATGCTGGCCGCAGGCGAGAAAGAAATCATGGATTCCAGGGGACACTCCCTGGACAGTGTCCTGCGAGAGGCCGACGCTTTGCTGAAGGGCGATGAATCTTGAAGGTCCGCTTTACCCCTTCGGCACGGCGAAGTTTCCTGGCGGCGTTGGGTTATATTCATCATGACAATCCGTCGGCGGCGCAGGAGTTTCGGGACAAAACGGAAAAGATTCTGCGGCGTCTGGAAAGGTTTCCGAAATCGGGCCGCAGCATCCCCGAGTTTCCCGATCTCCCTCATCGGGAGGTGATTGTCCCGCCTTACCGTTTTTTCTACCGCCTTGAGAAGAAGACTATCTGGATTGTTGCGGTTTGGCATGGAGCGCAACAGATACGGAAACCTTGAACCTCTGCACCTGATTTAACACCCTATCTTTGTATTGACCCCTCCCCCCTTCCTCTGCTAAGATAACCTCCCATCCATAATAAGATTTCCTCAGGAATTCCTCATGAGCGTTGTTGCTGTTATTCCGGCCCGTTATGCCTCAACCCGGTTTCCCGGCAAGCCACTTGCCATGATTGGCGAAAAGCCGATGATCCGATGGGTTTATGAGCGGGTGCAAAGGGCTTCCCGGGTCGACCGGGTCATTGTGGCGACGGATGATGAGCGGATTCTTGAGGCCGTTCGTGCCTTCGGGGGGGAGGCGGTCATGACCTCAGGGGAGCATCCTTCCGGGACGGACCGGATCGCGGAAGCGGCACTGGGGCTTGACGCCGAGATCATTGTGAACGTTCAGGGGGATGAGCCCCTGATCCGGGGAGATGTGATCGATGCCTGCATCCGGCCTCTCCAGGAGGGAGCGCAAGAGCCCGTTGTCACGCCCTGTGTTCGGATCCGTTCTTTGCAAGATCTGCGAAATCCCGATGTGGTGAAGGTCGTGAAGAGCCCTGCGGGGCGGGCCCTCTATTTTTCCCGCTTTCCGATTCCCTTTGACCGGGGCCGGAAAATTGATGAAGATTGCCTGTCGGAACTTTCTTTCTGGAAACATCTCGGACTTTATGCCTACCGAAGGGATTTTTTGTTACAATACAGCCGGATGGCGCCGTCGCCCCTGGAAAAGCGGGAAAAATTGGAGCAGTTGAGGATCCTGGAGAATGGCTATACAATCCGGGTGGAGGAGACCGACTACGATTCCGTCGGTGTTGACTCTCCGGAGGATCTTGAGAAAATTCGGGACCTGTTTTATGAGAAGGTGAAAGAAAAACCGACTCCGGAGGATACGATAAAAGAGCTTAAGGCGCTTCGAAATAATCTCACTTTGCAAGATCTCTCAGTGAAAGAGATGATTGCAAAAAGACGAAAATGATTTTATATGATTATGTGCCTTTCGTATGACCAATGAATGAATCGGAAAAGAGATAAGGGGTGAAGATGACTACGAAATATATCTTTGTGACGGGCGGGGTGGTTTCCTCTCTGGGCAAGGGGCTTGCTGCGGCCTCGATGGGGGCGCTGCTCGAGAGCCGGGGGCAGACGGTGACCCTGCAGAAGCTCGATCCCTACATCAATATTGACCCCGGCACGATGAGCCCCTTCCAGCACGGGGAGGTCTACGTGACGGACGACGGGACGGAAACCGATCTCGACCTGGGGCATTACGAGCGGTACACGAACGCCAAGCTGAACCGAAACAGCAACTATACGACCGGGAAGATCTATAACGCCGTGATTCAGAAGGAACGGCGGGGCGACTACTTAGGCGGCACGGTGCAGGTGGTGCCGCACATAACGAACGAGATCAAGGAGAGTATCCGGTCGGTCTCTCATGATGTTGATGTGGTGATCGTCGAAATCGGCGGGACCATCGGTGATATCGAGTCCCTTCCTTTCCTGGAGGCGATCCGTCAGTTTCGCCAGGATGCGGGCCGGAAGAACGTGATTTATGTTCACCTGACGCTTGTCCCCTATATCCGGGCGGCGGGGGAACTCAAGAGCAAACCGACGCAGCACAGTGTGAAGGAACTCCTCCAGATCGGAATTCAGCCCGATATTCTCCTCTGCCGGACCGAGCATTTCCTGCCCGAAGACCTCAAAAAGAAGATCGCCCTCTTTTGTAATGTAGATCACGACGCGGTTATCTCCGCCCGGGATGTGGAGACGATCTACGAGGTGCCTCTCTTTCTGCACAAAGAAGGTCTGGACGACAAGATCGTGGAACTCTTGGAAATCGGGAACGGCAGACAGGACCTTTCCGAATGGGAAGAAATCGTTGAGAAGATCAAGCACCCGACCTACAATACGACGATCGGGATTGTCGGGAAGTATGTCGATCTTCGGGAATCCTACAAGAGCCTGAACGAGGCGCTGACCCATGGGGGGGCGGCCAACGATGCCCGGGTCAACGTGAAATGGGTCGATGCGGAGGAGATCGAGAAGCAGGGGGCGGAAGAGTTGTTGCGGGATGTGGACGGTGTGCTGGTCCCCGGCGGATTCGGTGAGCGGGGGATTGAAGGAAAAATCGCCGCCGTCGAGTATGCCCGGACCCGGAAGGTCCCCTTCCTCGGCATTTGTCTCGGTATGCAGTGTGCCGTCATTGAGTATGCACGTCATGTTTGCAACCTGCCGCATGCCAACAGCGCAGAGTTTGATGCCGCAACACCCGATCCGGTGATCTACCTGCTGGAGAAATGGACCGACTTCAAGGACAATACCGTACAGGAGCGGGATTCGGCTTCGGACAAAGGGGGGACGATGCGTCTCGGCGCCTATCCCTGCGTGCTGACGGAGGGAAGTTTTTCCCATACGGCCTACGAGAAGATGGAGATCTCCGAGCGTCATCGTCATCGCTTTGAATTCAACAACCGTTATCTTGATCTCCTCCGGGAGCAGGGTCTTTTCATCGCCGGGATGTCACCGGATCGGGAATTGGTGGAGATTGTTGAGGTGCGTGATCATCCATGGTTCGTGGGCTGCCAGTTTCATCCCGAATTCAAGTCGCGGCCGAGAAGTCCCCACCCGTTGTTCCGGGACTTTGTCACGATGGCCTTGAAGTATCGACGGAAGTTGGGGAGTCAAAAGAAGAGCGGAACGGTTCCCGATACCTTAAAGAGCAGGCAGGGACAATGACGGCAACGGTGCAGATCGGCAAGGTGCGGATCGGAGGAGGGGCTCTGGTGTTGATTGCCGGTCCCTGTGTCATCGAAAGCGAATCGCTTGTACTCAAGACCGCGGAGAGACTGAAAAGGATCGCCGCCGATGCTCGGATGCCGCTCATTTTCAAGTCCTCTTTCGACAAGGCAAACCGATCCTCCTATGCCTCTTTTCGCGGACCGGGGCTTACGGAGGGGCTGAAGATCCTTCAGCGCGTTCGTGAGGAGTTCGATCTTCCCGTTCTTTCCGATGTCCATCGGGAAGAGGAGGTCGGTCCGGCTGCTGAAATTATCGATGTCCTTCAGGTTCCCGCCCTGCTTTGCCGACAAACCGACTTTTTGATGGCTGTGGCGCGTTCAGGCCGTGCCGTCAATGTTAAGAAAGGGCAGTTTATGGCCCCATGGGACATGAAAAACGTAGTGGAGAAGATCCGTCAGGCCGGGAACGAGCAAATAATCCTGACGGAACGGGGAAGCAGCTTCGGCTACAATAATCTCGTCTCCGATATGCGGTCTCTGCCGGTGATGCGGGATCTCGGCGTCCCGGTCGTGTTCGACGGTACGCACAGTGTCCAGCTTCCCGGCGGGCAGGGGACCGTTTCGGGAGGTCAGCGGGAGTTCGTGCCGGCGCTGACCCGGGCGGCCGTGGCCGCCGGCGTGGACGGGATCTTCCTGGAGGTCCATCCCGATCCCGACCGTGCCCTTTGCGACGGTCCCAACATGCTGGCCTTATCTTCCCTGCCCGAACTGCTCCGGCAGGTCATCGGGATCCATGCCGTTGTATCCGGAAAGGAATCGGAAAGATCATGACAACCAAGGGGATGAAGAGGAAGGATAATTCACTGATTGAAACGGCGAAAAACACGTTGAAAATAGAGTCCGATGCAATCCTCTCTCTCATTGATCGGGTGGACGAACATTTTGAAGAGGCCGTGGAGATCATTTATGCCTGCCAAGGACGGGTCGTGGTGACGGGGATGGGAAAATCCGGCATCATCGCCCGGAAGATTGCCGCCACCTTTGCTAGTACGGGAACGCCGGCCTTTTTCGTGCATCCTGCCGAAGGGATCCACGGGGATTTGGGGATGATCGTACGGGACGACGTGGTCCTGACCCTCTCCAACAGCGGAGAGACGGAAGAACTGGCAACGCTTCTCCCTTTGATCAAGCGGCAGGGGAACCTTCTGGTAGCCATGACCGGATGTCCCGGTTCTTTCCTGGCCGAACGGAGCGACGTCGCACTTGATGTCAGTGTGGAAAAGGAGGCCTGTCCACTCGGGATGGCTCCAACCGCCAGTACCACGGCGGCTCTTGCCATGGGGGATGCCCTGGCGGCGGCACTTTTAAGCAAGCGGGGTTTCAAAACGGAAGATTTCGCCTATTTCCATCCCGGCGGCACGCTCGGGAAGCGGCTCTTTCTCAAGGTGTCGGACCTGATGCATGCGGGAGAGGAAATCCCGAGGATTGCAGAAGAAGATCTCATGAAGGAGGCGATCTACGAAATCTCCGCCAAGAAACTGGGTGTCACCACCGTCGTCGATACCGACGGGATCTTGAAGGGGATCATTACCGATGGCGACCTGCGCCGGTTCTTCGGAAAGGAGATCGGCCGGAGGGAAGATCCTCTTTCCGTGCCGGCCAAGGATGTCATGTCCCCGGGGGTCCGGACAATTGAAGCCGATGCCCTGGCGGCCAGGGCGGTTCAGGTGATGGAGAAGCACTCCATTACTTCCCTGGTGATTATTGATGAAGCTCATGTACCGGTGGGTATTATTCATTTGCATGATCTTTTGAAGGCCGGTGTTGTATGAGCTGACGGCTTCGTAAAAAGTCCGTCTGTTGTAGGAGGTGGGTCCGTAATTAAAGAGAGGAGGAGCGGATGGCCGTGAACAGGAATTCCCGGATACAGGCGGATATCGACAAGCTTCTGGCAGGCAATTCCAGGGACCATCGGACATTCATTGCAAAGGTGGATCGTCTGGTGGAACGTTGCGGTAACGATTTTTTCCCCTACCTGTTTTTTACCACGGCTCATCTTGAATTCCCGAAAAGAACGGCCAAAAAACACTGGGATGAGATCCTTCTCCATTGGGAGAAGATGCGCAAGTGTATTAAAAGGGAGATCGATTTTCGGGTGGCTCTTCTCGACTATTTCATCGACATCAACCACCGAATCAAGAACCCGAAGATCATTGAAATTAAAATCTTTCAGAAGACCCAACAGGAAAGTTATCTCGATGAACTGACGCAGCTTTTCAATTACCGCTATTTTCAGCAGGCCCTGAAGAATGAAATCGTCAGGGCGCAGCGTTATGCCGCTCCCCTTTCCCTGGTGATTTTTGATGTGGACGACTTCAAGAACTACAATGATACGAACGGGCATTTTGCCGGGAATCAGGCACTAAAAAAACTGGCCCGAACACTCAAAAAGGGCGTTCGGGATGTAGATGTGGTGGTCCGTTATGGTGGGGAAGAGTTTGCCATTCTTCTGCCGGAAACGACCAAGGAAGGAGCCATGGTGATCTCCGAGCGTATCCGGAATCGGGTGGAGATCACCAAATATACCGGAGGTGCAAAGCAGCCCCTGAAAAATTTTACCATCAGCGGAGGTGTGGCTACCCTGAAGGTGGATGCCGCGACCGGTTCGGAACTGATCAAAAAAGCCGACCGGGCCCTCTATCGTGCGAAAAGCCGGGGAAAGAATCAAATCGCTCTTTATGAGGACGAACGGCGTGACTTTGAACGTGTCAGCGCATCGCTGGTTGGACGGTTGAATGTGATCTCGGATTCCGGGGATCTCTTCTCCGTCAAGAATCTCAGTGAAGGAGGGGCGCTTTTGATTTACAGCAGCGTTCTTCCCTTGGGCAGTGTTCTCCATCTCGCTTTCCAGGTGCCGGGCCGTAAAACACCGATTGCCTGCAAGGCCAAAGTGACCCGTGTTGAGGAATTGAAAAAGAACAAGTCTTACGAAATAGGTGTCCGGATCATCCAGATACGGGAGCGGGAGCGCAAATCTCTCAGGCGATTTATTGCATCGACGGGGCGGAAAAAGGGGGTGTAGTTGCCGGCATCAGCGTTTTTTCTTCCGTGAACTTTTGGGAGAGCCTAATAATTTCAGACGAAAAAGTTTCGCTGCCAGGTGGTACAGGTCGGAACGGCTTCCCTCTTTGCGGATTCCAATCGCTACTACCAGAACAACGACCTCCTTCCGCTCCACCCGATATAGAATACGATAACGCTGTCCGGCTGCCCGGATGCTCCGGTATCCGGCGAGGTCACCGGTCAATGCTTTCCCCTGTTTCTCCGGATCGTTGGACAATCCATCAATTCGACAGCCGATTTTTTCTCTGATCCGTCGGTCCGGGATGGCCGTAAGCATCTCTTTCGCCTGTACGGTGAGGACAATTTTGTAACCCATTACAAACCCAGGTCCTTTTTGACCTCCTCCCAGGGGATTGTTTTCCCATCCCGGAGATCTTGAATACTCAAACGCAGACTTTCCGTGAGTTCTTCATCTCCCAGGACTTCCAGGGTTTCCATAATCGTCTCATAAAGGTCCCACGGCATTACCGCCAGTACAGGTTTTCCTCTCCGTGTGACTGCGACTGCACCAGGTTCGTGTTCTCCGGCAAATTCCTCCGTAAGTTCTTTGAGCTTATGCCGAGCTTCGGTAATGGGTAATGTTTTTGTCATGATAGTGGTCCTCTTAAAGTTAGATATGCTTCTAAATGTACATTTATACGATCATTTTGTCAAGTCAAAATTCCTCGGAGGCCTCCCCCGGTTGTTTGGACATGATGTGACAGAATATCTATACCGCCGTATTGATGACAGCCAAAAATTGATAGATGGTGAGATCGAGGGTGTCCTGATCGGCAAGAAATTCCTCTGATGGGGATGAATTCTTTATTTCCCTAACGCCTTCGCCTCGTTCCAGAGGCGCTCCATTTCCTCCAGAGTCAGGGTGTGGAGTTCAACCTTCCGCCGGGCCGCGTACTCCTCGATATGCTGAAACCGTGCAATGAAGCGGCTGATCGTCTTCCGGAGGGCATCCTCGGGACTGACCTTGATGAAACGGGAGAGGTTGACCAGGGCGAAGAGCATATCACCGAATTCATTTTCAATCTCTTCCGGATCTTTCTTCTCCAGCGCCTCCTTGAATTCGGCTGTCTCTTCCTCCACCTTTTCCAGTACCTGGGAAATATGCTCCCAGTCAAAGCCGACCCGGGCGGCCCGGTCCTGAAGGCGGTGGGCCTTGAGCAGAGCGGGCAGGGCCTTGGGAATTCCCTCGAGAATCGATTTTCTCTTCCGGTCTTTTTGCTCTTCCTTCTTGATCTGCTCCCACCTGTGTAAAACCTCCTCGGCGTTGTCAGCCGTCTCGTTCCCGAAGACATGGGGATGGCGTCGCAGCATCTTTTCGTTGATTCCCCGCGCCACATCGTCGAATTCGAAATCCCCCGACTCCTTCCCGATCTGGGCCAGAAAGACGATCTGCAGCAGCAGATCGCCCAACTCCTCGCAGACCTCTTCCGGTTTACCCCGTTCAATGGCTTCCACCACCTCGTAGGCCTCTTCGATGATAAAGGGTTTGAGACTCTCCATGGTTTGTTGTTTGTCCCAGGGACAGCCGTGCTCCGAGCGAAGTTTCCCCATGATGGTCAACAGTTTGTCCATTCCCTCATTTTTCTCCATGGTCCTATCATAGGGTTTTTATACCCGTGGAGTCAATCGGGAAAAGGCAAAGGAAAAGGCAAAGGGGCAAAGGGACAGAGGGACAAAGCAAACCAAACTCGTTTCTCGCGGAGAACAGGGGGAGAGTCAACGTCCCCCCTCACCTCGATCCTCTCCCCTCAGGGAGAGGAAGTAACTTCATCTGTGCCGAGCAGTTGCCCCTTCTCCCCGCCGGGGAGAAGGTTGGGATGAGGGGGGGGTGTAGCGCCGGGGTTTATCCCCGGCGAAAGCGTACACGGCGAACCCGTCCCGGTTGCCCACAGACCGTTGATGACCTATACTGGTGGCAAATGGACAGGAATGCCCTGTCCAGCCCATTCCATAAACCGTATCGATCAAGGAGAGAAAAGATGTCCAGACTATTTGAAGAGGTGAAAATCGGCGGGATGTTTCTTCCCAACCGTGCTGTCCGGTCGGCCACCTACGAGAACCGTTGTGACGAGGATGGGAAGGTGACGGAGGAACTGATCCGGTTCTACCGGGAACTGGCCGCCGGGGAGATCGGACTGATCGTCACCGGCAACGCCATGGTCCATCCCTGGGGGATCACGGCGCCGAACGCCCTTGGCATCTACAGTGATGAACACCTCCCCGGACTGGCCCGGCTGTCCGAAATGATCCACGACGGGGGAGGGCATGTTGTGGTGCAACTCTCCCACGGGGGGCGGCAGAGCGTGCCGGACCTGATCGGCGGCCGGGAGGCGATCGCTCCTTCGGCCGTTTATTCCCGGGCCATGAAATACACGCCGAAAGAGATGACGGGAAAGGAGATCCGCGAAGTGATCGAGGCCTTTGTCACTGCCGCCGAGCGGGCGCAGAAGGCCGGTTTCGACGGGGTGCAGCTCCACTGTGCCCACGGGTATCTGTTGAGCAGCTTCCTCTCCCCCTTTGCCAACACCCGGACCGATGACTACGGCGGCACCACGGAGAAACGGACCCGCATCATTCTGGAAATTTTTGATCGGATTCAGGCCCGCTGCGGAAAAGAGTTTCCCGTCCTGGTCAAGTTGAACTCCGAAGAGGGGCTGGAAAACGGCCTTGATATCGAGGAAGCCGCCCGGGTGGTGAAACTCCTCGACGGAAAAGATTTCGCCGCCATCGAAATCAGCGGCGGGATCTACGAAACGGGTCTTTCGACCCGTCCCAAAATCAAGGCCCGCGAAAACGAGGCCTACTTCCTGGCTAATGCCGATCGGCTTCGCGGAGAGACGAAGATCCCCCTGATCCTGGTTGGCGGTATCCGTTCCCTTGAGCGGATCGATGAAATCCTGGAATCAGGCGTCGTCGAGATGGTCTCCATGAGCCGCCCCTTCATCCGGGAGCCGGGACTGATCCAAAGATGGCAGGCAGGGGATTTAACCCCGGCCCGTTGCATCTCCTGCAACCTCTGCATGAAAAAGGTTTTCGAAGGACCGGTGAAGTGCTACCAGGAGGAGAAAAAGATGAATTCGGGAACGGTTCTCGATTAGGCTAATAGAAACTATGATATAAAAATTAGAACCGTCCCCGGCAGTAATTTACAGTCCAGTTGCAATCTTGAGTTGGCGGTCAAGTTCACTTTGCACGGAAGAACTTGCTTGGCCAAGGCGTCTGATAATCAATATTTTTTCTGCCGTCAGGCAGCTTATTCATTTTGAAGATAAATGGAAAATAGAAAATAAGTCAAATGAAAGAAAGCCCGGTGGAATCGCAAAAGATTCGTGCTGTGCTTGATGGGCACCCATTGAGACAACGGCAAGATTGCCGAACCCGGGGCCGGGTGGTGACGGTGGAATTTGCCTTCCGGCAAAGAAATTCATGTCCGTCCTTCGGTAAGGTAAATGAGTGCTTTGTTGATGTCT
Encoded proteins:
- a CDS encoding diguanylate cyclase, giving the protein MAVNRNSRIQADIDKLLAGNSRDHRTFIAKVDRLVERCGNDFFPYLFFTTAHLEFPKRTAKKHWDEILLHWEKMRKCIKREIDFRVALLDYFIDINHRIKNPKIIEIKIFQKTQQESYLDELTQLFNYRYFQQALKNEIVRAQRYAAPLSLVIFDVDDFKNYNDTNGHFAGNQALKKLARTLKKGVRDVDVVVRYGGEEFAILLPETTKEGAMVISERIRNRVEITKYTGGAKQPLKNFTISGGVATLKVDAATGSELIKKADRALYRAKSRGKNQIALYEDERRDFERVSASLVGRLNVISDSGDLFSVKNLSEGGALLIYSSVLPLGSVLHLAFQVPGRKTPIACKAKVTRVEELKKNKSYEIGVRIIQIRERERKSLRRFIASTGRKKGV
- a CDS encoding type II toxin-antitoxin system Phd/YefM family antitoxin encodes the protein MVKIPEIVPVSDLRQDAAAVLKRLKNIQGPLVITQRGRARAVLISIDVYERTRQENELLRMLAAGEKEIMDSRGHSLDSVLREADALLKGDES
- a CDS encoding KpsF/GutQ family sugar-phosphate isomerase: MKRKDNSLIETAKNTLKIESDAILSLIDRVDEHFEEAVEIIYACQGRVVVTGMGKSGIIARKIAATFASTGTPAFFVHPAEGIHGDLGMIVRDDVVLTLSNSGETEELATLLPLIKRQGNLLVAMTGCPGSFLAERSDVALDVSVEKEACPLGMAPTASTTAALAMGDALAAALLSKRGFKTEDFAYFHPGGTLGKRLFLKVSDLMHAGEEIPRIAEEDLMKEAIYEISAKKLGVTTVVDTDGILKGIITDGDLRRFFGKEIGRREDPLSVPAKDVMSPGVRTIEADALAARAVQVMEKHSITSLVIIDEAHVPVGIIHLHDLLKAGVV
- a CDS encoding type II toxin-antitoxin system RelE/ParE family toxin, which translates into the protein MGYKIVLTVQAKEMLTAIPDRRIREKIGCRIDGLSNDPEKQGKALTGDLAGYRSIRAAGQRYRILYRVERKEVVVLVVAIGIRKEGSRSDLYHLAAKLFRLKLLGSPKSSRKKKR
- a CDS encoding NADH:flavin oxidoreductase, with amino-acid sequence MSRLFEEVKIGGMFLPNRAVRSATYENRCDEDGKVTEELIRFYRELAAGEIGLIVTGNAMVHPWGITAPNALGIYSDEHLPGLARLSEMIHDGGGHVVVQLSHGGRQSVPDLIGGREAIAPSAVYSRAMKYTPKEMTGKEIREVIEAFVTAAERAQKAGFDGVQLHCAHGYLLSSFLSPFANTRTDDYGGTTEKRTRIILEIFDRIQARCGKEFPVLVKLNSEEGLENGLDIEEAARVVKLLDGKDFAAIEISGGIYETGLSTRPKIKARENEAYFLANADRLRGETKIPLILVGGIRSLERIDEILESGVVEMVSMSRPFIREPGLIQRWQAGDLTPARCISCNLCMKKVFEGPVKCYQEEKKMNSGTVLD
- the mazG gene encoding nucleoside triphosphate pyrophosphohydrolase; protein product: MEKNEGMDKLLTIMGKLRSEHGCPWDKQQTMESLKPFIIEEAYEVVEAIERGKPEEVCEELGDLLLQIVFLAQIGKESGDFEFDDVARGINEKMLRRHPHVFGNETADNAEEVLHRWEQIKKEEQKDRKRKSILEGIPKALPALLKAHRLQDRAARVGFDWEHISQVLEKVEEETAEFKEALEKKDPEEIENEFGDMLFALVNLSRFIKVSPEDALRKTISRFIARFQHIEEYAARRKVELHTLTLEEMERLWNEAKALGK
- a CDS encoding type II toxin-antitoxin system RelE/ParE family toxin, which codes for MKVRFTPSARRSFLAALGYIHHDNPSAAQEFRDKTEKILRRLERFPKSGRSIPEFPDLPHREVIVPPYRFFYRLEKKTIWIVAVWHGAQQIRKP
- the kdsA gene encoding 3-deoxy-8-phosphooctulonate synthase: MTATVQIGKVRIGGGALVLIAGPCVIESESLVLKTAERLKRIAADARMPLIFKSSFDKANRSSYASFRGPGLTEGLKILQRVREEFDLPVLSDVHREEEVGPAAEIIDVLQVPALLCRQTDFLMAVARSGRAVNVKKGQFMAPWDMKNVVEKIRQAGNEQIILTERGSSFGYNNLVSDMRSLPVMRDLGVPVVFDGTHSVQLPGGQGTVSGGQREFVPALTRAAVAAGVDGIFLEVHPDPDRALCDGPNMLALSSLPELLRQVIGIHAVVSGKESERS
- a CDS encoding CTP synthase; this translates as MTTKYIFVTGGVVSSLGKGLAAASMGALLESRGQTVTLQKLDPYINIDPGTMSPFQHGEVYVTDDGTETDLDLGHYERYTNAKLNRNSNYTTGKIYNAVIQKERRGDYLGGTVQVVPHITNEIKESIRSVSHDVDVVIVEIGGTIGDIESLPFLEAIRQFRQDAGRKNVIYVHLTLVPYIRAAGELKSKPTQHSVKELLQIGIQPDILLCRTEHFLPEDLKKKIALFCNVDHDAVISARDVETIYEVPLFLHKEGLDDKIVELLEIGNGRQDLSEWEEIVEKIKHPTYNTTIGIVGKYVDLRESYKSLNEALTHGGAANDARVNVKWVDAEEIEKQGAEELLRDVDGVLVPGGFGERGIEGKIAAVEYARTRKVPFLGICLGMQCAVIEYARHVCNLPHANSAEFDAATPDPVIYLLEKWTDFKDNTVQERDSASDKGGTMRLGAYPCVLTEGSFSHTAYEKMEISERHRHRFEFNNRYLDLLREQGLFIAGMSPDRELVEIVEVRDHPWFVGCQFHPEFKSRPRSPHPLFRDFVTMALKYRRKLGSQKKSGTVPDTLKSRQGQ
- the kdsB gene encoding 3-deoxy-manno-octulosonate cytidylyltransferase, with the translated sequence MSVVAVIPARYASTRFPGKPLAMIGEKPMIRWVYERVQRASRVDRVIVATDDERILEAVRAFGGEAVMTSGEHPSGTDRIAEAALGLDAEIIVNVQGDEPLIRGDVIDACIRPLQEGAQEPVVTPCVRIRSLQDLRNPDVVKVVKSPAGRALYFSRFPIPFDRGRKIDEDCLSELSFWKHLGLYAYRRDFLLQYSRMAPSPLEKREKLEQLRILENGYTIRVEETDYDSVGVDSPEDLEKIRDLFYEKVKEKPTPEDTIKELKALRNNLTLQDLSVKEMIAKRRK
- a CDS encoding type II toxin-antitoxin system Phd/YefM family antitoxin, with amino-acid sequence MTKTLPITEARHKLKELTEEFAGEHEPGAVAVTRRGKPVLAVMPWDLYETIMETLEVLGDEELTESLRLSIQDLRDGKTIPWEEVKKDLGL